DNA sequence from the Pyramidobacter piscolens W5455 genome:
TTCTCGCGCCAACCGGTCGGCATAGGGCGCGCGCGGGCGCTCTGTGCTCGAGGGAATGCTGGAGCGATACAGAGAACGGCGTTTCAGGCGGCCGCCGCGAACTTCGCGAAAGTTGGCGAAAACGGCGTCGCTGTCGTAATCGCCGCGCACATCGGTGGCCCGCAGGCGCTCATGCGGTTCGGCATAGTCTTCTTTTTCGGATACAGTCGGCATGACCCGCAACGATTCGAGCGGACTATCGCGCAGTTTTCGTGCGTCGTCTTTCAGCGCCGTCAAACCGCGGTCTGCCGCGAAAGAGCCCTCGTTGACGGCCAGCGCCAGCGCGGCGGCACAGAGCGATAACAGTTTTTTCAGCATCGTTTCCTTATCCTTTCCGAAAAGGCGGTTCAGGCTGATTGTATCACAGCGGCGCGGCGACGGTTTGCCGCCGCCTCGTTCCACGTGGAACGCCGGCGAGGGAACGCGAAGTGCTACAATGAAAAACAGTGAAAGTTCCAATTAAAAAAAGGAGGTCCTGAAAGATGTCTTACGAAGAAATCAAGGTCTTATCGGCGCAGGCGGTCGGCGAACTGCTGGCCGTCGCGCGCACGGAACCCGGCGAAATTTTCGTGGTCGGCTGTTCCTCCAGCGAGATCGGCGGCTTCCGCATCGGCAAAGGCTCGAACGCGGAAATCGCCGAGGCCGTCTACGAGGGCGTGATGCCGGCACTGCGCGAACGCGGGCTTTTTTTGGCGGCGCAGTGCTGCGAGCACCTCAACCGCGCCCTGATCGTGGAAAAAGCGGCGCTGCTTCCCGGCGCGGAAATTTGCAACGTCGTGCCGCAGCTGCACGCCGGCGGCGCGTTCGCGATGACCGTTTACGAAAACTGCGAATGCCCCGTCGCCGTCGAGCACATTCGCGCCGCCGCGGGCATGGACATCGGCGACACGCTGATCGGCATGCACCTGCGCGACGTGGCCGTGCCCGTGCGCGTTTCCGTGAAGAAGATCGGCGCGGCCAACCTGGTCTGCGCGCGCACGCGACCCAAGTTCGTCGGCGGCGCGCGGGCCGTCTACGACGACGCGCTCTCCGGCGGCGATATCAAGCGGTAAACCCACGCAAAACCGCTCTGGAAGGCTGGGAAAGCAGGGGATGTGCCGCACTCTGTCAACCGGATCTGTTGCCCAAAGGATTCATTTTTGTCTCTAGACTTTCGCGGTTTTCGCAAAACGCGCAAATCTGCGCGCGAAAGGAGTGAAAGAATGCTTTGTTCCCGAAAGGCCCGCGACGGATCAGACCGGAGGGAAGCCCTTGCGGATCATGTTCGGCTGGTTGCGGACTTATGCGAGCGGAGCTGTCGAAAATTCGGCGTACCGTCTTTGGGGCGTCTGGTCGGGCTCGTTCATGACGCGGGAAAAAGTTCCGAACAATGGCAGCGCTACCTGCTGAGCGATGAACAGAGTGAAATGATTCCTCACGCGCCGACGGGTGCAAAACTGCTCTGCCGGATAGCGCAGGAATTTCCGGACGAGTCATACGAACGGTATGTGGCCGAGATTGCCGAACTGGTTGTTTGGGGCCACCATAGCGGGCTTCCCGACATGGTCGAGCCCGACGGGGCGGCTTCCTATGAAGAGCGTCTTCAAGAGCCTCCCGACGCGGCTCAAGCGGAAGCGATCGCGCGATTTCAGCAAGGGGTTGTTCCGCAAGACGATATCCGTAAGCTGCTCAAGTCGGCTGCCGAAGAACTGCGAACGATAATGAAAGTTTTTACGGAACGCTGCAATGCCGACGTTTATCCCGAAGACGTCAGACAAGAAAACCGTTCCTCTGGAGAAAAGCGAAAAATATTGCACCGCCGCGCGGAAAAACGAGAATTTTTCAGGGGCCTGCTGACGCGAATGGCGTTCTCCTGCCTTTGCGACGGCGACAGGTACGCTTCGGCCTGCTGGGAAAATCGTCTTGAGGCGGCGACGTACACAACGGATCCGAAGCTTTGGGCGGAGCTGGCGGCAAAACTTGAAAAACGCCTTGACGGTTTTCCCGACGCTCCGATCAACACGGCGCGCCGCCAGATCTCCGATGAATGTCTGGAATCGGCGAAAAAAATGCGGGAACCGTCCGGCATTTACCGCCTCAACGTCGTTACCGGCGGCGGCAAGACGCTCGCCGTGATGAGAAGCGCTCTGTATCTGGCACGAAAGTTTGGAAAAGATCACGTATTTTATGTGGCGCCGTTCACGACGATTATCGATCAGACAGCGCAAAATCTGCGCGAGACGTTCGGCCGCGGCGACATCCTTCTTGAGCATCACTCGAATCTTGTCGGCCCCGGCACGGATGAAAACGAGAAACGGCTGCACGAAAAAGAGGACCAGCTGGACAAGTTTGCGGAGCGCTGGGATATCCCGATCATTCTTACCTCTCAGGTCCAGTTCCTCGAGGCACTTTTTTCCGGCCGCGGACAGTGCGTGCGCCGCATGCACCAGCTGTGCAATTCGGTGCTGATTTTCGACGAAGTGCAAAGCGTTCCCGTCAAGTGTATCAGCATGTTCAACCTGGCGATAGATTTCCTTGCCGGCTTCTGCGGCTGCACGGTAATCCTCTGTTCGGCGACTCAGCCTGCCTTGGAAGAGATCGCCCGTCCGCTGCGCTTTTCGGAACCTGCCGATCTGGTTCGGGACGTCAGAAAACGTTTCCCCGTCTTTGATCGCGTTCAGATCGTCGATAAGACACAGGAAGAGCCTTACACGGCGGAAACTCTCTCTGAATTCGTTCTTCAACTTTCCCGCGAGATCAGGAGCGTCCTGATCGTTCTCAATACGAAGAAAGCGGTGAAAGAAGCCTACGCGCAGTTGAAGGCGAAAGGCCGCGCCGGCGTTGCTTTCTTTCATTTGAGCACCAACATGTGCGGCGCTCACCGTCTGGCGAAAATCGCCGAGATGAATTCGCTCCTGGCTCAGCATAAGGCGGTGATCTGCGTCAGCACCAATCTGATCGAGGC
Encoded proteins:
- a CDS encoding TIGR01440 family protein; protein product: MSYEEIKVLSAQAVGELLAVARTEPGEIFVVGCSSSEIGGFRIGKGSNAEIAEAVYEGVMPALRERGLFLAAQCCEHLNRALIVEKAALLPGAEICNVVPQLHAGGAFAMTVYENCECPVAVEHIRAAAGMDIGDTLIGMHLRDVAVPVRVSVKKIGAANLVCARTRPKFVGGARAVYDDALSGGDIKR
- a CDS encoding CRISPR-associated helicase/endonuclease Cas3, translating into MLCSRKARDGSDRREALADHVRLVADLCERSCRKFGVPSLGRLVGLVHDAGKSSEQWQRYLLSDEQSEMIPHAPTGAKLLCRIAQEFPDESYERYVAEIAELVVWGHHSGLPDMVEPDGAASYEERLQEPPDAAQAEAIARFQQGVVPQDDIRKLLKSAAEELRTIMKVFTERCNADVYPEDVRQENRSSGEKRKILHRRAEKREFFRGLLTRMAFSCLCDGDRYASACWENRLEAATYTTDPKLWAELAAKLEKRLDGFPDAPINTARRQISDECLESAKKMREPSGIYRLNVVTGGGKTLAVMRSALYLARKFGKDHVFYVAPFTTIIDQTAQNLRETFGRGDILLEHHSNLVGPGTDENEKRLHEKEDQLDKFAERWDIPIILTSQVQFLEALFSGRGQCVRRMHQLCNSVLIFDEVQSVPVKCISMFNLAIDFLAGFCGCTVILCSATQPALEEIARPLRFSEPADLVRDVRKRFPVFDRVQIVDKTQEEPYTAETLSEFVLQLSREIRSVLIVLNTKKAVKEAYAQLKAKGRAGVAFFHLSTNMCGAHRLAKIAEMNSLLAQHKAVICVSTNLIEAGVDISFDAVIRSKTGLDSLTQASGRCNRNKFVERGYVYLIRYEETGLAMLPDLRRAQDAMTRVLSDMPFFPVQDYFSEETLRAYYRYYYHGQRGSMDYPAPHDAGRTLFDYLAANRTARVEYESRHERAHHGILHQAFRTAGREFRVIDENTTGILVPYGKGIELQRQLLSASDYLDKKTLFRELQRYSVSVYPDGLRKLEKDHKLLFFEDLGIYCLLDEESYDDEYGIVFEGGVDPAKYIC